From Candidatus Palibaumannia cicadellinicola, the proteins below share one genomic window:
- the grpE gene encoding nucleotide exchange factor GrpE — protein sequence MISQENNTPDEQMLQNSEKMQDQLTAAEAETTTTTTVIDTKNEINERIEAIQHELLQMQQRERDNLLRAKAEIENMRRRSEIELEKAYKFSIERFATELLPVIDNLERALYMSDKSNSYIASTVEGIELTLKSLLDTVSKFGIEVVSKTNVPFNPDIHQAMTIQESENYPPNYVMIVMQKGYILHGRLIRPAMVTVSKAAANNP from the coding sequence ATGATAAGTCAAGAAAACAATACACCTGACGAACAAATGCTACAAAACAGCGAAAAAATGCAAGATCAGCTAACTGCGGCTGAAGCAGAAACTACTACCACTACTACAGTTATAGATACTAAAAATGAGATTAATGAGCGTATTGAAGCTATACAGCATGAACTATTACAGATGCAGCAACGTGAAAGAGATAACCTTCTCCGCGCTAAGGCAGAAATTGAAAACATGCGCCGCCGCAGCGAAATAGAATTAGAAAAAGCTTATAAGTTTTCTATAGAACGTTTTGCAACTGAATTACTACCAGTTATTGATAATTTAGAACGTGCATTATATATGTCAGATAAATCTAATAGCTATATTGCTTCCACAGTTGAAGGAATTGAGCTTACTTTGAAATCTCTACTAGACACAGTAAGTAAATTCGGTATCGAAGTAGTTAGTAAAACAAATGTTCCATTTAACCCAGATATCCATCAAGCAATGACAATACAAGAATCTGAAAATTATCCACCTAATTATGTTATGATAGTAATGCAGAAAGGTTATATACTTCATGGACGTCTCATTAGACCAGCTATGGTGACAGTATCTAAAGCTGCTGCTAATAATCCATAA
- the nadB gene encoding L-aspartate oxidase: MKSLEYVTDVLIIGSGAAGLSLALRLAEHCNVIVISKNQLHNCSTWYAQGGIAAVFADTDSINDHIDDTVRTGAGLCDDKAVEFIIGNARKCVDWLVQQGVLFDLVNDNKSSNNSYHLNLEGGHSHRRVLHSADTTGKAIATILINKVRKHSNIRILEQCNAVDLVTSNTIGLCGIKRVIGTYIWNSSKKQVERCYAHAAVVLATGGASNVYQYTTNPDISSGDGIAIAWRAGCRVANLEFNQFHPTSLFNPNAPNFLLTEALRGEGAYLYRPDGSRFMPDFDLRAELAPRDIIARAINYEMKRLEAKCMYLDISYKPKQVIINKFPNIYSKLLKINLDLTSQKIPIVPAAHYTCGGVIVDQYGRTDIDGLYAIGEVSYTGLHGANRLASNSLLECIVYGWSASLDIISNKLPTIVRKVHKLPPWHNYNNVSEIDTKLLKHNLQKLRLIMWNNVGIVRNSTLLDSALNSINLLTSEIEYYYDNVIISNNLLEIRNLLHIARLIVKSALLRKESRGLHYTLDYPTMQQHYSRPTILKP, encoded by the coding sequence ATGAAATCATTAGAATATGTTACTGATGTACTAATTATAGGTAGTGGTGCTGCTGGTTTATCACTAGCGCTTCGTCTAGCTGAACACTGTAATGTAATAGTAATTAGTAAAAATCAATTACATAATTGCTCAACTTGGTACGCACAGGGGGGCATAGCCGCCGTTTTTGCTGATACTGATAGCATTAATGATCATATAGATGATACTGTAAGAACAGGCGCAGGTCTATGCGACGATAAGGCCGTAGAATTTATCATTGGTAATGCTAGAAAATGCGTAGATTGGTTAGTTCAGCAAGGTGTACTATTTGATTTAGTTAATGACAATAAATCATCTAATAACAGTTATCATCTCAATCTAGAAGGAGGCCATAGTCACCGTAGAGTATTACATTCTGCTGATACTACTGGTAAAGCTATAGCAACTATTCTTATTAATAAAGTAAGAAAACATTCTAATATTAGAATATTAGAACAATGTAATGCAGTAGATTTAGTTACATCTAATACTATCGGGTTATGCGGGATTAAACGGGTTATTGGTACTTATATTTGGAACTCATCAAAAAAACAAGTAGAACGATGCTATGCACATGCCGCAGTTGTGCTAGCCACAGGGGGAGCATCTAATGTATATCAATATACGACTAACCCAGATATATCATCTGGTGATGGTATAGCCATTGCCTGGAGAGCTGGATGCAGGGTAGCAAATCTTGAGTTTAATCAGTTTCACCCAACTTCTTTATTTAATCCCAATGCACCAAATTTTCTCCTCACTGAAGCGCTACGTGGAGAAGGCGCCTATCTGTATCGACCTGATGGTAGTCGTTTTATGCCTGATTTTGACTTACGCGCAGAACTAGCGCCTAGGGATATTATAGCGCGCGCAATTAATTATGAAATGAAACGTTTAGAAGCTAAGTGCATGTATTTAGATATTAGTTATAAACCTAAGCAGGTGATTATTAATAAATTTCCTAATATATATAGTAAGTTACTAAAAATTAATCTTGATTTAACTAGCCAAAAAATTCCTATAGTTCCTGCTGCACACTATACCTGCGGGGGGGTTATAGTAGATCAATATGGGCGTACAGATATTGATGGGTTATATGCTATTGGTGAAGTTAGCTATACTGGATTACATGGTGCTAATAGACTAGCATCTAATTCTCTATTAGAGTGTATAGTATATGGCTGGTCTGCTTCTTTAGACATTATATCTAATAAGCTGCCAACTATAGTAAGAAAAGTTCATAAGTTACCGCCTTGGCATAATTATAATAATGTTAGTGAAATTGACACTAAATTATTAAAGCATAATTTGCAAAAACTACGGCTAATTATGTGGAATAATGTTGGTATTGTACGTAACAGTACACTACTAGATAGTGCACTAAATAGCATTAATTTACTTACTAGCGAAATTGAATATTATTATGATAATGTTATTATCTCTAATAATTTGCTAGAAATACGTAATTTACTTCATATTGCTAGGCTTATAGTTAAAAGTGCACTACTACGCAAAGAGAGCAGAGGTCTACACTATACGTTAGACTATCCTACTATGCAGCAACATTATTCACGACCAACTATTTTAAAACCATAA
- the rpoD gene encoding RNA polymerase sigma factor RpoD, producing the protein MEQNKHSQLKLLVTRGKEQGYLTFAEVNDHLPEDIVDSDQIEDIIQMMNDMGIQVMEEAPYADDLLLAETTSDTTDDDDAVEAAAQVLSSVESEIGRTTDPVRMYMREMGTVELLTREGEIDIAKRIEDGINQVQCSVAEYPEAIAYLLKQYDRIAYGEIRISDIIIDFFDNNNIEEIDMMANTSHIPELPSELTDNEEEEEEEEEEDIEDIDHHDHANEDSDSSIDPELANQKFIELREQYEITKHIINTKGRSNTKAIEEISKLSYIFKQFHLVPKQFDYLVKNMRMMMDRVRTQERLIMKLCVEISHMPKKYFVKLFLGNEASEIWLQTALTMNTPWSEKLHKVNEMVRSSIKQLRKIEEETGLSIEHVKEINRRMSIGEAKARRAKKEMVEANLRLVISIAKKYTNRGLQFLDLIQEGNIGLMKAVDKFEYRRGYKFSTYATWWIRQAITRSIADQARTIRIPVHMIETINKLNRVSRLMLQEIGREPTPEELAERMLMPEEKIRKVLKIAKEPLSMETPIGDDEDSHLGDFIEDTNIELPLESATSESLRSATHNVLAGLTAREAKVLRMRFGIDMNSDHTLEEVGKQFDVTRERIRQIEAKALRKLRHPSRSEVLRSFLDD; encoded by the coding sequence ATGGAACAAAACAAGCATTCACAGCTTAAGTTACTTGTAACTCGTGGCAAGGAGCAAGGTTATTTAACTTTTGCTGAGGTTAACGATCACCTACCTGAAGATATTGTTGACTCCGATCAGATAGAAGATATCATCCAGATGATGAATGACATGGGCATCCAAGTTATGGAAGAAGCACCATATGCTGATGATCTACTTTTAGCTGAAACTACCTCAGATACTACAGATGATGACGATGCTGTAGAAGCAGCTGCCCAGGTATTGTCTAGCGTAGAGTCAGAAATTGGTCGTACTACAGATCCAGTACGCATGTATATGCGTGAAATGGGTACTGTGGAGCTACTTACTCGCGAAGGCGAAATTGATATTGCTAAACGTATAGAAGATGGAATTAATCAAGTGCAATGCTCTGTTGCAGAGTATCCTGAGGCTATTGCTTATCTGCTTAAACAGTACGACAGAATTGCATACGGTGAAATACGTATATCAGATATTATTATCGATTTTTTCGATAATAATAATATTGAAGAAATTGATATGATGGCGAATACTAGTCATATTCCAGAACTGCCATCAGAACTAACTGATAACGAAGAAGAAGAAGAAGAAGAAGAAGAAGAAGACATAGAAGACATAGATCATCACGATCATGCTAATGAAGATAGTGATAGTAGCATAGATCCAGAATTAGCTAACCAAAAATTTATTGAATTACGTGAACAATATGAAATAACAAAACATATCATTAATACTAAGGGACGTAGTAATACTAAAGCAATAGAAGAAATTAGTAAACTATCTTATATATTTAAGCAGTTCCATTTAGTACCAAAACAGTTCGACTATTTAGTAAAAAATATGCGTATGATGATGGATCGAGTGCGTACTCAAGAACGTTTAATTATGAAGTTATGTGTAGAAATTAGTCACATGCCAAAAAAATACTTCGTTAAGTTATTTTTAGGTAATGAAGCTAGTGAAATTTGGTTACAAACTGCACTAACAATGAATACACCATGGTCTGAAAAATTACATAAAGTAAATGAAATGGTGCGTAGTAGTATAAAACAATTACGTAAAATAGAAGAAGAAACTGGGCTAAGTATTGAACACGTAAAGGAAATTAATAGACGTATGTCAATCGGTGAAGCTAAAGCTCGTCGTGCTAAAAAAGAGATGGTAGAAGCAAACTTACGTTTAGTTATTTCTATAGCAAAAAAATATACTAACCGAGGTTTACAGTTTCTTGATTTGATTCAGGAAGGTAATATTGGTCTGATGAAGGCAGTAGATAAATTTGAATATCGCCGTGGCTACAAATTCTCTACTTATGCCACTTGGTGGATTCGTCAAGCTATTACTAGATCTATTGCAGATCAAGCCCGTACTATTCGTATTCCTGTACATATGATTGAAACTATTAATAAGCTGAACCGTGTTTCTCGGCTAATGTTACAAGAAATTGGACGAGAACCAACACCAGAAGAACTAGCAGAACGTATGCTTATGCCAGAAGAAAAAATTCGTAAGGTACTAAAAATAGCTAAAGAACCTCTTTCTATGGAAACACCTATCGGTGATGATGAAGATTCACATCTAGGTGATTTTATTGAAGATACAAATATAGAGCTTCCTCTAGAATCAGCTACATCTGAAAGCTTACGTTCGGCTACCCATAACGTACTAGCTGGTCTGACAGCTCGTGAAGCTAAGGTATTACGCATGCGTTTTGGTATTGATATGAATTCTGATCATACATTAGAAGAAGTTGGTAAACAATTTGACGTTACCCGTGAAAGAATACGACAAATTGAAGCAAAGGCATTACGTAAATTACGTCATCCAAGTCGTTCAGAAGTGTTGCGTAGCTTTTTAGACGATTAA
- the dnaG gene encoding DNA primase, giving the protein MVRRIPRSFINIVLSNTDIVKLIDARVKLKKQGKYFMACCPFHNDKIPSFNVSSEKQFYHCFSCGSNGNAIDFMMNYDRLEFIETIEELATMCGLDIPYETYLYSNNNTNYSRQNIFYMMNKLSKFYQHILIKKDFLVKNFLKQRGLSKIVINNFAIGFAPPGWDNVIKYFGCSDKEIALLKAAGMVIKNNNGDIYDRFRNRVMFPIRDQRGRILAFGGRLIVEGQPKYLNSPETDIFHKSRQLYGLYEAKQKNTVLSRLLVVEGYMDVVTLTQFGINYAVASLGTNTTTEHIQLLYRNTDQIICCYDGDNAGREAAWRTLKHAIPYLMDGRQLSFIFLSDGEDPDTLVRKIGKNAFEQYIEQAQPMSKFLFDTLIKKVDLSNIDGRAKLSALALPLISKIPGRILRLFLRQQLCHKIGLIDDSKLEKMLQYNYNRKQKKYILLQQPKLTNMRILIGLLVQKPWLSTLVTITNSLYQTKQTGVQLFIKLVKICKLQPELTTGQLLELNRHNKYYSQLKNLAQWNHMIIENMIKRTFLDALKRLYDSILEERQEKLIALERTHGISTEERKELWSLNQILSKKR; this is encoded by the coding sequence ATGGTAAGAAGAATTCCACGTTCATTTATCAATATAGTATTATCAAATACTGATATTGTTAAATTAATTGATGCAAGAGTTAAGTTGAAGAAGCAAGGCAAGTATTTTATGGCTTGCTGTCCGTTTCATAACGATAAAATACCTTCATTTAATGTTAGTAGTGAAAAACAATTTTATCACTGTTTTAGTTGCGGTTCCAATGGAAATGCTATTGATTTTATGATGAATTATGATCGTTTAGAATTTATAGAAACGATTGAAGAATTAGCTACTATGTGTGGCTTAGATATACCCTACGAAACATATTTATACTCAAATAACAATACAAATTATTCTCGCCAAAATATTTTTTATATGATGAATAAACTTAGTAAGTTTTATCAACACATACTAATAAAAAAAGATTTTTTAGTTAAAAATTTTTTAAAACAACGTGGTTTGAGTAAGATAGTAATAAATAATTTTGCTATTGGCTTTGCACCGCCAGGCTGGGATAACGTTATAAAATACTTTGGTTGTTCAGACAAAGAAATAGCTTTACTGAAAGCTGCTGGTATGGTTATTAAAAATAATAATGGTGATATCTATGATCGTTTCCGTAATAGAGTTATGTTCCCTATTCGTGATCAGCGTGGTCGTATATTAGCCTTTGGTGGTCGTCTTATCGTAGAAGGACAACCTAAGTATCTTAACTCGCCAGAAACTGATATTTTTCATAAAAGTCGCCAGTTATACGGTTTATATGAAGCTAAACAGAAAAATACTGTATTATCTAGGTTACTAGTTGTAGAAGGCTATATGGATGTAGTTACATTAACACAATTTGGTATTAATTATGCGGTAGCTTCCCTTGGAACAAACACAACTACAGAACATATTCAGTTATTATATCGTAATACAGATCAAATAATTTGTTGTTATGATGGAGATAATGCAGGACGAGAAGCAGCTTGGAGAACATTAAAACATGCTATTCCCTATCTGATGGATGGTCGTCAATTAAGTTTTATATTTTTGTCTGATGGAGAAGATCCTGATACGCTAGTACGTAAAATTGGTAAAAATGCTTTCGAACAATATATTGAACAGGCGCAACCAATGTCTAAATTTTTGTTTGATACTTTAATTAAAAAAGTTGATCTCAGTAATATAGACGGTCGTGCTAAACTAAGCGCATTAGCACTACCACTAATAAGTAAAATACCAGGTCGAATACTTCGCTTGTTTCTTAGACAACAATTATGTCATAAAATTGGGCTAATTGACGATAGTAAACTAGAAAAAATGTTGCAATATAATTATAATAGAAAGCAAAAAAAATATATATTACTACAGCAACCAAAACTGACTAATATGCGTATATTGATAGGATTATTAGTACAAAAGCCATGGCTTTCGACCTTAGTTACGATAACTAATAGTCTTTATCAGACTAAACAAACTGGAGTACAACTTTTTATTAAATTAGTAAAAATTTGCAAATTACAGCCAGAGTTAACTACCGGCCAATTATTAGAACTTAATCGTCATAATAAATATTACTCACAACTGAAAAATTTAGCTCAATGGAACCACATGATCATAGAAAATATGATCAAAAGAACTTTTCTTGATGCTTTAAAGCGTCTCTATGACTCAATACTTGAAGAACGTCAGGAAAAACTTATCGCACTTGAACGAACACATGGTATTTCTACTGAAGAGAGAAAAGAACTGTGGTCACTTAATCAGATATTATCTAAAAAAAGATAA
- the rpsU gene encoding 30S ribosomal protein S21, with amino-acid sequence MPVIKIRENEPFDVALRRFKRSCEKAGVLSEVRRREFYEKPTTERKRAKASAVKRYAKKLVRENLRRTRLY; translated from the coding sequence ATGCCGGTAATTAAAATACGTGAAAATGAACCATTCGACGTAGCATTACGTAGATTTAAACGTTCCTGCGAAAAAGCAGGAGTGTTATCTGAAGTTCGTCGTCGTGAGTTTTATGAAAAACCTACTACAGAACGTAAGCGTGCTAAAGCTTCAGCAGTAAAACGCTATGCAAAAAAACTAGTTAGAGAAAACTTACGACGTACTCGTTTGTATTGA
- the tsaD gene encoding tRNA (adenosine(37)-N6)-threonylcarbamoyltransferase complex transferase subunit TsaD, with amino-acid sequence MRVLGIETSCDETGVAIYDNEQGLLANKIYSQVKQHAYYGGVVPELASRDHQSKIVPLIQSALSEAGLKMKDINGVAYTAGPGLISALMVGATLGCALAYACNIPNIAVNHLEGHLLTPMIDAEPEHYPKFPFVALLVSGAHTQLIAVSGIGQYQLLGESIDDAAGEVFDKTAKLLGIDYPGGLILSKIAQKGIVGRYKFPRPMTNCPGLNFSFSGLKTFAANTINNLATRDAQTYADIARAFEDAVVDTLTIKCRRALDNTGLTRLVIAGGVSANTTLRVRLKAMIEQRGDEIFYARKDLCTDNGAMIAYVGMVRLLSYQYRTLTITVRPRWSLEDLTAV; translated from the coding sequence ATGCGAGTATTAGGTATTGAGACATCCTGTGATGAAACAGGCGTAGCAATTTATGATAATGAGCAAGGATTACTAGCTAATAAAATTTATAGTCAGGTCAAGCAACATGCATATTATGGGGGTGTTGTTCCTGAACTTGCATCACGTGATCATCAGAGTAAAATAGTACCGCTTATCCAGTCGGCACTATCTGAAGCTGGGCTGAAAATGAAAGATATCAATGGAGTGGCGTATACTGCTGGACCTGGACTAATTAGTGCGCTAATGGTAGGTGCGACTTTAGGCTGTGCTTTAGCTTATGCATGTAATATACCAAATATTGCTGTAAACCATTTGGAGGGACATTTACTTACACCTATGATAGATGCAGAACCAGAACATTATCCAAAGTTTCCTTTTGTTGCTTTATTAGTATCAGGCGCGCATACTCAACTAATAGCAGTATCTGGTATTGGTCAATATCAATTGCTTGGTGAATCTATCGATGATGCCGCCGGTGAGGTATTTGACAAAACAGCTAAGTTACTAGGTATAGATTATCCTGGGGGATTAATTTTATCAAAAATAGCACAAAAAGGTATTGTCGGACGTTATAAGTTTCCGCGACCGATGACAAACTGTCCTGGTCTTAATTTTAGTTTTTCTGGATTAAAGACATTTGCTGCTAATACTATAAATAATTTAGCAACCAGAGATGCACAAACATATGCAGATATTGCACGAGCTTTTGAAGATGCTGTAGTAGATACACTAACTATCAAATGTCGTCGTGCGCTAGATAACACTGGTTTAACAAGACTAGTCATTGCAGGGGGAGTAAGTGCTAACACCACACTGCGTGTACGTCTTAAAGCAATGATTGAGCAAAGAGGAGATGAGATTTTTTACGCACGCAAAGATTTATGTACTGATAATGGTGCTATGATAGCATACGTTGGTATGGTACGTTTATTATCCTATCAATATAGAACATTAACAATTACCGTACGACCCCGCTGGTCACTAGAAGATTTAACAGCAGTATAA
- the folB gene encoding dihydroneopterin aldolase, whose protein sequence is MDILLIKKLTVMAFIGIYEWEQQRLQKLVLDLELGCDNKLAACSDDISDSINYVDISEAVLSLVSGNYFALIERVAEEIANMLLNKFSLPWVRIKVTKPSALPQAVSVGIIIQRSRKK, encoded by the coding sequence GTGGATATTTTATTAATTAAAAAATTAACAGTGATGGCATTCATTGGTATTTATGAATGGGAACAACAACGTTTGCAAAAGTTAGTTTTAGACTTGGAATTAGGCTGTGATAATAAGCTAGCTGCATGTAGCGATGATATATCAGATAGTATTAACTATGTTGATATTAGCGAAGCAGTATTATCGTTAGTTAGCGGGAATTATTTTGCTTTAATAGAACGAGTAGCTGAAGAAATCGCAAATATGCTTCTTAATAAATTTTCTCTTCCCTGGGTGCGCATTAAAGTTACAAAACCTAGCGCGTTACCACAAGCAGTAAGCGTAGGTATTATCATACAGCGTAGTCGAAAAAAATAA
- a CDS encoding undecaprenyl-diphosphate phosphatase — MNDINLLFIALILGVVEGLTEFVPISSTGHMILVSQLLGFHYYNIKTFEIIIQLGPVVAVICILWRRVLGIIGLNLDKISNHNININSNKKLNINHITLGIIPSMVLGLICHKQIKNFFEPKYVISALLLGSIWLLAGQLLLNYRKNSSSVTVFIDDISYLQAFLIGCFQCFALWPGFSRSGATISGGILVGVSRTVAFEFSFILSVPIKLGATILDLYKNLPFIFLHDLPIFTIGISTSFFISFVIIKYLFKIIQCISLVPFIIYRFVLVIILYYFIY, encoded by the coding sequence ATTAATGATATTAACTTGTTATTTATTGCATTAATTCTTGGCGTAGTAGAAGGATTAACAGAATTTGTACCGATATCTTCTACTGGACATATGATTTTAGTAAGTCAATTACTAGGATTTCATTACTATAATATTAAGACATTTGAAATTATTATCCAATTAGGTCCTGTTGTAGCGGTAATTTGTATTTTATGGCGTAGAGTATTAGGTATAATTGGGCTTAATCTGGATAAGATTTCAAATCATAATATCAATATCAATAGTAATAAGAAATTAAATATCAATCATATTACTCTAGGTATAATACCATCTATGGTATTAGGACTTATTTGTCATAAACAAATAAAAAATTTTTTTGAACCTAAATATGTAATTTCAGCTTTACTTTTAGGTTCAATATGGCTACTAGCTGGTCAATTGCTGCTAAATTATCGAAAAAATAGTAGTAGCGTTACTGTCTTTATCGATGACATTAGCTATCTACAAGCATTTTTGATAGGATGTTTTCAATGTTTTGCTTTATGGCCAGGATTTTCTCGTTCTGGTGCTACAATTAGCGGCGGTATATTAGTTGGAGTTAGCCGTACTGTTGCGTTTGAGTTTTCTTTTATTTTATCTGTACCGATAAAATTAGGAGCTACAATTTTAGATTTATATAAAAACTTACCTTTTATATTTTTGCATGATTTACCAATTTTTACTATTGGTATTAGTACTTCTTTTTTTATTTCTTTTGTAATAATTAAATATTTATTTAAAATAATTCAATGTATATCTTTAGTGCCTTTTATTATATATCGTTTTGTACTTGTTATAATTTTGTATTATTTTATTTATTAA
- a CDS encoding multifunctional CCA addition/repair protein → MKKYLVGGAVRDSLLHLPVKERDWVVVGATSQDMLIAGYQQVGKLFPVFLHPKSSEEYALARTEKKSGLGGYTGFTYSVSPEITLEQDLKRRDLTINAIARDKKGLLIDPYHGQKDIKERLLRHVSEAFYEDPLRVLRVARFAAKLAHLNFSIVPDTLVMMQHMTNELLLLSPERVWKETEKALLTHDPQIYFKVLRDCGALEKLFPEIDQLFSDQEKFNSNYIMNLAIVARLSDKLTVRFAYLCNSFGKQLNEFTGNYNNEYPLYGCQLVESFCKRLRVPNSLKNLAKLVINYNHLLSQATTLTPKQLINLFYAIDVWRRPERLEHLIIISEADARCNATNNDQLYYQIEFLREAYKVVANIKYSNISDYRDLNGHDIGDKLRQLRYFAIEKWKKLIIQ, encoded by the coding sequence GTGAAAAAATATCTTGTTGGTGGTGCAGTACGTGATAGTTTACTACATCTTCCTGTGAAAGAGCGTGATTGGGTTGTAGTTGGTGCTACTTCACAAGATATGTTGATAGCAGGATACCAACAAGTTGGAAAATTGTTTCCTGTTTTTTTACATCCCAAAAGTAGTGAAGAATATGCACTGGCACGTACTGAAAAAAAGTCAGGTCTAGGTGGGTATACAGGCTTTACTTATTCTGTATCACCTGAAATAACTTTAGAACAAGATCTTAAGCGCCGTGATTTAACGATAAATGCTATTGCACGCGATAAAAAAGGATTATTAATAGATCCTTATCATGGACAGAAAGATATCAAAGAACGCTTACTGCGCCATGTATCAGAAGCATTCTATGAGGATCCACTAAGGGTACTAAGAGTAGCTAGATTCGCAGCAAAGCTTGCTCATCTTAATTTTAGTATCGTACCTGATACGTTAGTTATGATGCAACATATGACGAATGAGTTATTACTACTTTCGCCTGAAAGAGTATGGAAAGAGACAGAAAAAGCACTATTAACACATGATCCACAAATTTATTTTAAGGTTCTACGTGATTGTGGGGCTCTAGAGAAACTTTTTCCAGAAATAGATCAACTGTTTTCTGATCAAGAAAAATTTAATAGTAATTATATTATGAATTTAGCAATAGTTGCGCGTTTATCAGATAAACTTACAGTACGCTTTGCCTATCTTTGCAATTCTTTTGGTAAACAATTGAATGAATTTACTGGTAATTATAATAATGAGTATCCATTATATGGATGTCAATTAGTAGAATCTTTCTGTAAGCGTCTTAGAGTACCTAATTCACTAAAAAATTTAGCAAAATTAGTTATTAACTATAATCATTTACTCTCTCAAGCAACAACACTAACACCTAAGCAATTAATTAATTTATTTTATGCTATTGATGTTTGGCGTCGTCCAGAACGTTTAGAGCACCTAATAATTATTAGTGAAGCAGACGCACGCTGTAATGCGACTAATAATGATCAACTATATTATCAGATTGAATTTTTACGTGAAGCATATAAAGTAGTAGCTAATATTAAATATAGTAATATAAGCGATTACAGAGACTTAAATGGACATGATATTGGAGACAAACTACGTCAATTACGTTATTTTGCAATAGAAAAATGGAAAAAATTAATTATTCAGTAA
- a CDS encoding accessory factor UbiK family protein — MINKKKIEEMIIKVNTVLPKSIRKLGDNIEQKIRNQLQNQFSRMNLVSYDKFDVQTEVLLRTREELSKLELRLKELELLLKK, encoded by the coding sequence ATGATAAATAAAAAAAAAATTGAAGAAATGATTATAAAAGTTAATACAGTTTTACCAAAAAGTATTCGTAAACTAGGAGATAATATCGAACAAAAAATACGTAATCAGTTACAAAATCAGTTTAGTCGCATGAATTTAGTTAGTTATGATAAATTTGACGTACAAACTGAAGTATTACTAAGAACTCGTGAAGAATTAAGCAAATTAGAATTGCGCTTAAAAGAATTAGAATTGTTACTTAAAAAGTAA
- the ribB gene encoding 3,4-dihydroxy-2-butanone-4-phosphate synthase, producing the protein MNKIFFSQLVAPIERVKIAISALRHGRGVLVLDNEGRENEGDMIFAAEKMTIEQMALTIRYGSGIVCLCITEEYRKKLDLPMMVEHNTSNYKTAFTVTIEAAEGVTTGVSAADRLTTIRTAIKDDVSPSDLNRPGHIFPLLADSGGVLSRGGHTEAAVDLTLLAGLKPAGVICEVTNEDGSMARTPEIFAFSNQHNMPVLTIDDLVAYRLAQ; encoded by the coding sequence ATGAATAAAATTTTTTTTTCCCAACTAGTTGCACCTATAGAACGTGTCAAAATAGCTATTAGTGCTTTACGTCATGGTAGAGGAGTACTAGTACTTGATAATGAAGGTCGTGAAAATGAAGGAGATATGATTTTTGCTGCAGAAAAAATGACCATTGAGCAAATGGCACTCACAATTCGTTATGGTAGTGGTATTGTATGCCTTTGTATTACTGAAGAATATCGTAAAAAACTAGATTTACCAATGATGGTAGAACACAATACTAGTAACTATAAAACAGCTTTTACCGTAACTATAGAAGCTGCTGAAGGAGTAACTACTGGTGTATCAGCTGCAGACAGATTAACTACTATTCGTACTGCAATTAAAGATGATGTCAGTCCTTCAGATTTAAATCGACCTGGGCATATTTTCCCATTACTTGCTGATTCAGGTGGTGTACTGAGTAGAGGAGGTCATACAGAAGCTGCAGTAGATTTGACATTACTTGCTGGTCTTAAGCCTGCTGGCGTAATATGTGAAGTTACTAATGAAGATGGTAGTATGGCACGTACTCCTGAAATTTTTGCTTTTAGCAATCAGCATAATATGCCAGTACTAACAATAGATGATTTAGTAGCTTATCGTTTAGCTCAATAA